The Quercus robur chromosome 3, dhQueRobu3.1, whole genome shotgun sequence DNA segment tgCAGTCTGTTTGCTTTGTTGCCTAGtacttctagctaaatgttatgcatttcttttaagtactctcactcttgtgctctagtaggatcttgttcttagatgcatatactttctgtattatgcattggttgagtgttggacatgcaagtaatttgcattgagcttgttagcttgtatgtctggatgttcattccaagtgtgaatgagtattgtggtcactattttatagtgattgcttGTATGGTCAAGCCAtgatttattactttatttcattttgcttgatcgcattgtgcttgcctcatatgcattacaagtttttctacatacaatgatcatattatgttattgtgtttcaggagattcttgTTCACATGATTCAAGAGCTACATAGATTCTaaagttaggtgtgagtgagttttgttcaactgttttCAACttacatgttaagtctagagtttgttttaaggttttgtcacggaatagccaaagggggagattgtaaggttgaaattttatcaaccatcttgttggctttattctgttccaaatttgcttgtattttagcaattagtaactctgtatttaggtgggagtcatgtaagggtagtgtgtgagagagtgtgaagaaatgctcaagattgtgcaaagaagtagggactcgcgactggatctcgtgggtggctcgcggcttgcaagctgcTAGAAGttgcacatgtgccaagcatgccagaagttgaagcgtcatgtcaactgttgcactacaggaaaAAAGTCCCAAGTTGGCTAGGttgttagctcgcgacttgaactcgcgactcaattCAATCACGAGGTTAAGTCGCCAGACCAccttgtttgggaaaaactgactcttcgcattcctttctcaccctactatatataaacCCTTATACTCACGAAatatagagagcttccagagagaattttgagagagaaaccctagagaaaaacaagattgactcatctacaatcttcacatagagactcttcaaattcctctactctcttcctctctattgttacatccttgagaggtacattaccaaaaccttttcaaaccatacccatatctgtgagaaggctgtttgatgctttgggaagcatttaAGAAGGGactaatttcatattggttgatgctatggtcaagtagcggaatccggtaagctaaagaagaaataggttcggtgtaacctcgttggagtaggagcttagagggcttaggtacactaggtagattaggcttggagggtcttttgctattcatgtatcccaactacattctttagtggattatttaccgtttggagggcggcggagaggttttacgctgagagcttcagtttcctcttcgataacacatcgttgtgttgtccttgtgtttgtatctctcttcccttaatctttgctatttaatttctgctatgaatatgattttatttggtttagattgtttatcaattctgtattaagcttatattcatattccgcacattaattgtttgatattaagcttgaattggtaatttgtaaattggaggTTTAAacattcatagtgttttatacattaattgaactttcagaaTCCAAGTGTATTCTGTAGTGACTATTTTAGGATTCCGGATGGTGTTTTCCctcctttctttttgaattctaaAGGAGTTTTCTAAAGGATCTTTTTTCTCTGATTCACTATTGCTGAATGATTTTCACTGTTGGCTTCCCCTCCATTTGTTGCCCTGGGTACCAAAACCAATGTTGTGTTAGCAACATTGGTGGCTGTCTCTTCCTTATTTTCTCACTATTTTCTAATCCTTCTTTTCCCAAAGCTTCTAGATACCACTTTTTAGACCCACTTTTTTGGCTgctttacctttttttattttctctaaacGGGTAGATTCTCTTCTATCAGGCTGAAAGATCCCCAGCCGCCTTCCTTCATGGTCCACCTCCCTGGGTTCCTCGAGGTACTAGACCCTTTTTCATGAGTTGTTGGTTCCCAAGTCTTCTGCCCATTTTCTGCATCATTGGGTGGCTGATGGGACACATCTGCTCTTGTTTTTTGTGTTCCTGGGCATGCTCCCTTAAGCTGTCTCAATTCCAACCTAGCCCTGCCGCATATCCCGAGGATCCCAGGCTTCTGGGAATCCCTAGGTATCCTGGTTCAGTTTCGCTCTAGTTCCCCAGCGATTTTCTCGCTTAAGGACTGGGctgagcttcttcttctttttttttcttctttatttcataaGGCCCAAAGCTTGCCCattcatgggcttgggcccCTTCCTATTGACTTTTAATGAATTTGGGCCTTGCCCTTTCCTTGAAAGCCCAAATGGCTCTTAGATTTCaatctttttgtattgttttgggttttgatacaatattgtgatattttggacctcaacatcacttaaataaaatagttgtaaaaaCAAGTGTTGAATTAGTTgtattcctaaattttttttacttgctcactcatacttttttctcacttttgtTGCTTACCAGGCCAacctttattcttttttgctGTCATGCTCGTCAATAAAGGTTAATGATCCTCTCATGTCCATTttcttatatctttttttttttttttttggtcttgtcATACTCTCACGTCCATTTTTTTACATCTATTTTTTATATCCATTCTCATATTTTATATGtgaacatctttttttttcattttttaaaatgtaatttttttcattaattgtaGATATTGATATAAATAGTGGATGTAAAATAAATGATTAGACATGAGTCTTATTtcgtttcttttctctttttctttttaggtaattcaatagttggagaTGGGAAAATTCAAACTCTAGATGTATGTATtagaaataccaaaaagtgtCAATTAGTTAAGACACTTTATATTCTAACAATTTTAATCGGtcatgtgtttgattttttttttttctattttaaaaacttagttattttaattataagggaaaaaaaatacataacaaaTTATGATGAGTGTAGTATAAAATGGAACTCAAAAAGTGGTTTTGTATTCATAACACTAGCGTTATAAAGCCAAAGgcaatttttattcaaatccTGCCACTTATTTATAGTGTAATGCTACagccacaaattattttacaacatttttacaaaatgttgatatgatcaaccttttatttattttcatttagcCTCACCattaatttcacttttttatttatcaataatcactcactacattagcagtttgtaaaattttttataaaatagtttgtatctttagaattattcttatttataagaagaataaattattaataattgcaAAAGGCAAAACATTCATGCTAAATCGCCACCATTCATTTCAAAGCTCTTACCAActtacatattatataaaaGCAACTATTCCTAGAAAGATATCCAGGAACATTCTTAGGCTCACATGGTCAGACGACTCAGATTGTCACTGACCGTTATTATCAAATGGAAAAACATCTATCAgtttcaattaaaaacaaaataaacataatgaCCATTACGTCATTCTGTATGGAAATGGAAGACAAAAAGGTAGGGAAAAAGTGGTGACATATACTAACATTCCAAAAACACCTTAAAACAATTTGATCGGCACAAGGTTCAGAGCTGTTTTTTTGCCGGTAGTAAGTCTAAGACCAGCTCCCTCTTCCATCTTGATATCTTCCTCTTTCATCCCATCAGGTAATTTCCAATTGAAGCAATATAAAAGATTTGCAAGTGCAAGCTCAATTGTTGTTGTTGCCGTATATATCCCAGGACAACCTCTTCGACCAGATCCAAATGGcaataactcaaaattttgacctTTAAAATCAATGGAGTTATCCATGAACCTTTCTGGGATGAATTCTTCTGGGTTCTTCCAGTGTTTAGGATCTCGTCCTATTGCCCAAGCATTAACTTGGATTAACATTTTTGGGTAAATATCATAACCATTGATCTTAAAGTGTGACATGGTTTCTCTTGGAAGAAGTAGGGGTGCTGGAGGATGCAATCTAAAAGTTTCTTTAACTATCATCTTTAGGTAAAGAAGGTTGTCAATGTCGCTTTCAGTgacttttcctttatttccaaTGAAATTTCTAACTTCATCTTGTGCTTTTTTCATCACTCTAGGGTTCTTAGCAAGCTCTGCCATCGCCCATATCATGATAATTGAACCAGTGTCAACTCCACCTAAAATTATATTCtgataaacaaatataaaaacacgTAAGTAGATGAACATGGGCAAATTTGATAAGGTAAgcagagtaaaaaaaaaaaaaaaaaaacatgggatTAGTAAAAGATTGGCAGTTTACCAAGAGGACTGCCTTAATGTTATGTTTTGTGAACCGAGCAGCATCGATAGACTCAGCTTGCTCCCTTTCAATTCTCAGTAGCACATCGATAAAGTCTTCATGCTCTGGTTTTGTCCTCTCAGGATCAAGATGGAGATCAATGACCTGTTGGAATAAAGTATCCAACTCATGAAAAACCCTTTCAAGCCTTTTAGATCTACCAGATAAAGTGTCTATAATCCATCCGACGAAGGGCAAGAATTCAGATGCATTGAAGCTTCCCAACAGGGACGCTACCTCATGACCCACTGCTTGAAACCTTTCACTGTCTAAACCACTCCTGCGGAAACTGTTACCAGAACCAATCCGGAAAGTTATACTTGCAGTGAGTGCAAGCAGCTTCTCAGAAAGATTAATAGGGGTTGCAGAAGATGCATAGTGAGATATAGAATCGACAAGCAAAGCGACTTCTTCTTCCCTAATGAACTGATAGGACTGCACCCTCTTCACGCTAAAAAGCTCAAGAACACATATTTTCCTTATCTCTCTCCAGTAATCACCATAAGGTGCAAAAGCTATGTCTCTATAATTGTAGGAAAGTACTTTAGAGCAAGCTGAGGGAGGTCGACTGCAACATGCAAGATCATGAACTTTTAAGACTTCCCTTGCAGCCTCAGCAGAAGATATTATGACAGTTGGTATGGTACCACTGAGTTGAAGGAGCATCACAGAGCCATATTTCTTGGAGAGTTGCCACATAGATTGGTGAGGCAACTCACCAAGTTGGTGCAAGTTACCTATAAAAGGAAGCTTAGGAGGGCTTGGTGGAAGGCACTTCTTTGAACTACGCTCATCCATCTTTTTTTTCAAGAGcaatagaagagagagaacaaaGAGAAGGGGAAGCCATAAAGATATGATATCAAGAGCCATAAAAGatataaagttatatattttatgtcaGGTTAGTAAGTATCTTCTAAAATTGTTCATCTATAAATAGTCTAAGATACCAGAATCtgcaaaaaattatatctttatttaagattttttgtcCCCACGCGGTAAGATATTTATCTAGTTTTTTTGTCCCCACTATGCGGTAAGATATTTATTAATATCTCTGTCTCTATATATAAACAGTGTTTTTACCAGTCTTGTTTGGTGGGCAGGTCTTTTTTcgttttccttttacttttctttttctttttatttctatcTTTTAGCTATATAAAAAGAGGGCAATGCACCTATAACACACATTTGGTTTAtcgagtattttttttttttttttttttttcaagttttgaaaGGTTGTTACAATGCCACTTCGGTTTGTTCAAGTGGCATTGTAGCTACAGTAGCTatagcgttttttttttttattagtcttccatttgtatttttttttttcttttaaatatttataagaatcctcatatatattgttatattgatacaacaaatttcataatattttcacaattattaaggtgtcaatttcttataagtcaaattaaaataataaaatatgaaactataaccaatcacaactaaaaataaatgttttgtgaaaatttcaTGACACTTGTTGGATGAATGTGTAAAAACTATAGtacttttgatttgttcaatatgtactgttcatcttttttttttttagtcatcgatttgtgctcttttttctatatataaaaagagcgaataggctcatgaatagtgtttAATAGTGTTATAAACAGTATTTTTGGTTGAGTGACTTACCTTCCCTCCTCCccccttttgtttttcttcaacttggtttgagcattttttttttttaaggatatttatatgtttactttgtacttgtaatgtaaacttacattatatacacacaaaaagtaACAAATGTTATATACATTTAATAAGCTCATAAACGGTGTTATAAACagtatttttggtttagtgagttgtctctttccttttttatattttgagttCACCAACTTGGTTTgagcttgtttttttttcttttaaaggatCTTTATATGTTCACTTTCTACTTTTAATGTAAACTTACATtgtatacacacaaaaatagcaaatattatatacatttgccaaaaaacaaaaacaaaatgtacaaattttgcaaatgtgtacaacatttgccaatttttctgtgtttacaatataaatttacattgtaagtgcaatgtatatttctatatataaaaagagtgaatgAGAAAAGGTACAGTAATTTCGCTACAGtagttttggtttgttcaactttcACTATTTCGCTggccgctttttttttttttttttttgtgaatgcaTAAAGTTGTAGTATATTTGctataaaatattaacatcaCAAATTGGCACAATATTTGTCATAATTGTTGAGGTATTAATTcattataggtcaaaataaaataataaaatatcatactagaaTCAGTTACAACTAcaaataaaagtattgtgaaaaagaAGTGCGTGTTATatccacaataattttcacaatactttcataacaaatcaaataTGGGAAATTgctattggttctaatttaaatttactaatgaaactacttttttacctaccaataacaacttgtagtaatctactacttatgatttgttgcgAAAATGTcatggacataacatttttttgtgtgaaaaatgttaagatATCTTGatgttgtcacaatattttcaaaactgctGAGCTGACAGTTCTttacaagttaaaataaaatataacaaaattataaatgtattatgaaaatgttgcattattcttttgtgtttatagaaattttttgttggtttaatcaactttgttgagccaaaattcactattccacatacaattttcttaagttgactttttgtatatttttttctttacacactatttaagtaaaaacacatagttttacacacaaaaacaaaaacaaaagcttgggaaaaaaacatttttcatcctttatgtttggggtagtttacaattcttccttaaagtttaaaatcaagcaattttccCTTAATGttttggaaaagagcaaatatATCGTATTGTTATTATCTCAGTTAAACCCTAATTAaagcttatgattcttaaaatattttattgtgtaatgtctaaattactccctctaaattttaacatcctaaaaattttctttacatattttgagttttaaatgataGAAATTATTAGAAAGTTAGAATGATGA contains these protein-coding regions:
- the LOC126718348 gene encoding cytochrome P450 71B34-like → MALDIISLWLPLLFVLSLLLLLKKKMDERSSKKCLPPSPPKLPFIGNLHQLGELPHQSMWQLSKKYGSVMLLQLSGTIPTVIISSAEAAREVLKVHDLACCSRPPSACSKVLSYNYRDIAFAPYGDYWREIRKICVLELFSVKRVQSYQFIREEEVALLVDSISHYASSATPINLSEKLLALTASITFRIGSGNSFRRSGLDSERFQAVGHEVASLLGSFNASEFLPFVGWIIDTLSGRSKRLERVFHELDTLFQQVIDLHLDPERTKPEHEDFIDVLLRIEREQAESIDAARFTKHNIKAVLLNIILGGVDTGSIIMIWAMAELAKNPRVMKKAQDEVRNFIGNKGKVTESDIDNLLYLKMIVKETFRLHPPAPLLLPRETMSHFKINGYDIYPKMLIQVNAWAIGRDPKHWKNPEEFIPERFMDNSIDFKGQNFELLPFGSGRRGCPGIYTATTTIELALANLLYCFNWKLPDGMKEEDIKMEEGAGLRLTTGKKTALNLVPIKLF